In Brevibacillus brevis, a genomic segment contains:
- a CDS encoding lactate racemase domain-containing protein — protein sequence MQVIEELLRAIPIPRMAKVRQHFYAPELPDVAGAVRQAIDESGVLSRIAPADRVAIAVGSRGVAEIPVITREVVRMIKAAGGRPFIVPAMGSHGGATAQGQKEVLESLGVTESFVEAPIEATMEVVEVGRLPNGLPIYMDHNAYHADKVVVINRIKPHTAFRGPVESGLMKMITIGLGKQRGAEAAHAYSFKYMAEHVQEMAKVMIERTPIVFGVGTIENAFDRPAKAVAIPAERLADEEPKLLLEAKALMPKILFDPLDVLVVDEIGKDISGDGMDPNITGRFATPYASGGVNAARTVVLRLTEKTHGNANGIGLADITTREVFEEIDWVKGYANALTSTVVGTVKLPMFLDTGELAVKAAIKTCNAFDLGQVRLVRIENTLHVRDIWISESLLPEARSRSDVEVLTEPIVMNFSHGFEQGGVRA from the coding sequence ATGCAGGTGATCGAAGAGCTGCTCCGCGCGATCCCCATCCCCCGCATGGCGAAGGTCCGGCAGCACTTTTACGCGCCCGAGCTGCCCGATGTGGCAGGGGCCGTGCGCCAGGCGATCGACGAATCCGGTGTGCTGTCGCGCATAGCTCCGGCCGATCGGGTCGCGATCGCGGTCGGAAGCCGCGGCGTCGCCGAGATCCCCGTCATCACGCGGGAAGTGGTGCGGATGATCAAAGCCGCCGGGGGGAGGCCATTCATCGTGCCTGCGATGGGCAGCCACGGAGGGGCGACGGCGCAGGGACAAAAGGAAGTGCTGGAATCGCTGGGAGTCACGGAATCGTTCGTGGAAGCGCCGATTGAGGCGACGATGGAGGTCGTGGAGGTGGGCAGATTGCCGAACGGCCTGCCCATCTACATGGACCACAACGCCTACCACGCCGACAAGGTCGTCGTAATCAACCGGATCAAGCCCCATACGGCCTTTCGCGGTCCCGTGGAAAGCGGCCTGATGAAGATGATCACCATCGGCCTCGGCAAGCAGCGCGGCGCCGAGGCAGCCCATGCCTACAGCTTCAAGTACATGGCGGAGCACGTGCAGGAGATGGCGAAAGTGATGATCGAGCGCACCCCGATTGTCTTTGGAGTCGGCACGATCGAAAACGCCTTCGACCGTCCCGCCAAGGCCGTGGCGATCCCCGCCGAGCGGCTGGCGGACGAGGAGCCGAAGCTGCTGCTCGAAGCGAAGGCGCTGATGCCGAAAATCTTATTTGATCCGCTCGACGTGCTAGTCGTCGACGAAATCGGCAAAGACATCTCGGGCGACGGGATGGACCCGAACATTACCGGACGTTTTGCCACGCCGTACGCCAGCGGAGGAGTGAACGCAGCGCGGACGGTCGTGCTCCGGCTCACGGAAAAAACGCACGGCAACGCAAACGGGATCGGGCTGGCCGACATCACCACGCGCGAGGTGTTCGAGGAGATCGATTGGGTCAAAGGGTACGCCAACGCCTTGACCAGCACGGTCGTTGGCACCGTGAAGCTGCCGATGTTCCTCGATACGGGGGAGCTGGCGGTGAAAGCGGCGATCAAGACGTGCAACGCCTTCGACCTCGGCCAGGTGCGGCTCGTTCGCATCGAAAACACCTTGCATGTGCGCGACATCTGGATTTCCGAAAGTCTGCTTCCCGAGGCCAGAAGCCGGTCGGATGTGGAAGTGCTGACAGAGCCGATCGTGATGAATTTTTCGCACGGATTCGAACAAGGCGGGGTGAGAGCATGA
- a CDS encoding TRAP transporter substrate-binding protein: protein MKKWTRKWVVGCVVPALLLLAGCGGGGGGGSASTASSSAPASGIQERTIKAGIGLNEDHPEGQGLKKFAELVSEKSGGKLKVIPYYAAQLGDDKKMTEALQAGTQEITIPSTSPLVGDIKEYAIFDFPFVFNEEKEAHAVLDGPLGQKLLEKLPAHNLIGLGYWENGFRNLTNSKHPVATAEDFKGLKIRTMQNQVHLEAFSALGANPSPMAFSEVFSALESRTVDGQENPLATIKSNKYNEVQKYLSVTKHVYTPFVFLVGKKFWDKLSPEEQQILRDAAAEAGKYQRELNQTENQKALDELKAAGMEVNEVSAEEKARMQEIIKPVIDKFAKEIGEDLVKEMYDEVAKVRK from the coding sequence ATGAAAAAGTGGACGCGTAAATGGGTAGTCGGGTGTGTGGTTCCGGCACTTCTGCTGCTGGCTGGCTGCGGAGGAGGCGGCGGAGGGGGAAGCGCTTCGACGGCATCCTCATCCGCACCGGCGTCGGGCATACAGGAGCGGACGATCAAGGCGGGAATCGGCCTGAACGAGGACCACCCGGAAGGGCAAGGGCTCAAGAAGTTTGCCGAGCTGGTCAGTGAAAAGAGCGGTGGCAAGCTGAAGGTCATCCCGTACTATGCGGCCCAGCTCGGGGACGACAAAAAAATGACGGAGGCGCTCCAGGCAGGGACGCAGGAAATCACCATCCCGTCCACGTCGCCGCTGGTCGGGGACATCAAGGAATACGCCATCTTCGACTTCCCGTTCGTCTTCAACGAAGAGAAGGAAGCCCATGCCGTGCTGGACGGTCCGCTGGGGCAAAAGCTGCTGGAAAAGCTGCCGGCCCACAACCTGATCGGACTGGGGTATTGGGAAAACGGCTTCCGCAACTTGACGAACAGCAAGCATCCTGTCGCTACAGCCGAGGACTTCAAAGGGCTGAAAATCCGCACCATGCAAAACCAGGTGCATCTCGAAGCGTTTTCCGCACTGGGCGCCAACCCGTCGCCGATGGCGTTCTCGGAGGTGTTCAGCGCCCTGGAGAGCCGTACGGTCGACGGCCAGGAAAATCCGCTCGCCACGATCAAGTCGAACAAGTACAACGAGGTGCAAAAGTACCTCAGCGTCACGAAGCACGTCTATACGCCGTTCGTGTTCCTCGTCGGCAAGAAATTCTGGGATAAGCTGTCGCCGGAAGAGCAGCAAATCCTGCGCGATGCAGCCGCGGAGGCCGGGAAGTACCAGCGCGAGCTGAACCAGACGGAGAATCAAAAGGCACTGGACGAATTGAAGGCAGCAGGCATGGAGGTCAACGAGGTGTCGGCGGAAGAAAAGGCTCGGATGCAGGAGATCATCAAGCCGGTCATCGACAAGTTCGCGAAAGAGATCGGCGAAGATCTGGTCAAGGAAATGTACGACGAGGTCGCCAAAGTGCGCAAGTAA
- a CDS encoding C-terminal binding protein, which translates to MDKKWKVVVTDWEYADLRYEEQVLGSEQIELVPAQCRTEEEVIAACRDADALINQYAPLSRRVIESLEKCKVITRYGVGVNTVDLQAATEKGICVANVPDYCMDEVADHALALLLAWSRKVVVAHQAIRNGVWDFKVTQPIMRLRGRTLGLVGFGKIPQALARKVQPLGLRVIAYDPYVPKAVADSLDVELATLQELCSQADFVSVHAPLMPSTKGMIGEEQFAQMKKEAIVINTSRGPVIDEQALIAALQRGQIAGAALDVVELEPISPDNPLLAMDNVILTPHVAWYSEEAAAEMRAKAAMGVADVLLYGEYPNYLVNREVKERLQWKESRSTERYAALAQRGADKNGGIVHEKVDA; encoded by the coding sequence ATGGACAAGAAATGGAAGGTTGTCGTGACGGATTGGGAGTACGCCGACTTGCGCTACGAGGAGCAAGTGCTGGGGAGCGAGCAGATCGAGCTGGTGCCCGCTCAGTGCCGGACAGAGGAGGAGGTGATCGCCGCCTGCCGTGACGCCGATGCGCTGATCAACCAGTACGCGCCCCTCAGCCGCAGGGTCATCGAAAGTCTGGAGAAGTGCAAGGTGATCACCCGCTACGGAGTAGGGGTCAACACCGTCGATCTTCAGGCCGCCACGGAAAAAGGCATCTGTGTGGCAAACGTCCCCGATTACTGCATGGACGAGGTCGCCGATCACGCTCTCGCACTGCTTCTGGCGTGGTCGCGCAAGGTCGTCGTCGCCCATCAGGCCATCCGAAACGGCGTATGGGATTTCAAGGTGACACAGCCGATTATGAGGCTGCGCGGCAGGACGCTCGGGCTGGTCGGCTTTGGCAAGATTCCGCAGGCGCTCGCCAGAAAAGTCCAGCCGCTCGGGCTGCGCGTCATTGCCTACGATCCGTATGTGCCAAAGGCCGTGGCGGACAGTCTGGACGTGGAGCTGGCGACCCTCCAAGAGCTGTGCAGCCAGGCCGATTTCGTCTCGGTCCACGCCCCGCTGATGCCTTCGACGAAAGGCATGATCGGGGAGGAGCAGTTCGCCCAGATGAAAAAAGAGGCCATCGTCATCAATACGTCGCGAGGGCCGGTCATCGACGAGCAGGCGCTGATCGCAGCGCTGCAAAGGGGGCAAATCGCCGGAGCCGCCTTGGACGTGGTGGAGCTAGAACCCATTTCGCCGGACAATCCGCTGCTGGCCATGGACAACGTCATCCTCACGCCGCATGTGGCCTGGTACTCCGAGGAAGCCGCAGCCGAAATGAGGGCAAAAGCCGCGATGGGCGTAGCCGATGTGCTCCTGTATGGCGAATATCCAAATTATTTGGTCAATCGGGAAGTGAAAGAACGCCTGCAATGGAAAGAGAGCCGCTCCACGGAACGCTATGCAGCACTGGCGCAGCGGGGAGCCGATAAAAACGGGGGGATTGTACATGAAAAAGTGGACGCGTAA
- a CDS encoding TRAP transporter large permease subunit gives MTLGIFVGSLLGVMALGMPIAFALLFSGVALMIYMDIFDSQIIAQNLISGADNFPLMAIPFFILAGELMNAGGISKRIINFALALVGHIRGGLGYVAIMGSILFAGLSGSAVADTAALGAILIPMMVSAGYNRNRSTGLIAAGGIIAPIIPPSIPMIVFGVTSGLSITKLFMAGIVPGLLIGVGLMVTWAIITRKGSFQSYPRKSLKEIWDATKGAVWALLLPIIIIVGLRGGVFTPTEAAVVAAFYALFVGIVVYRELKINQLYHILIVSAKTTSVVMFLAAAAMVSAWLITVANIPVMLTDLLGPLIDHPLLLLIVINAIVLLVGTAMDLTPTILIMTPVLMPIIDKAGIDPIYFGVLFILNNCIGLLTPPVGTVLNVACGVGKIGMEDIMKGIWPFLLVEVIVLILLILFPSLVTVPLEWLT, from the coding sequence ATGACGCTCGGAATCTTTGTCGGCTCGCTGCTGGGCGTGATGGCCCTCGGCATGCCCATCGCCTTCGCACTGCTATTCAGCGGCGTCGCTCTGATGATCTACATGGACATCTTCGACAGCCAAATCATCGCGCAAAATTTGATCAGCGGCGCGGACAACTTCCCGCTGATGGCGATCCCGTTTTTTATCCTGGCCGGAGAGCTGATGAATGCGGGAGGCATTTCCAAGCGCATTATCAACTTCGCTTTGGCTCTCGTCGGACACATTCGCGGCGGTTTGGGCTACGTGGCCATCATGGGCAGCATTTTATTTGCCGGGCTTTCCGGTTCGGCTGTGGCAGATACAGCCGCGCTCGGCGCGATCCTGATCCCGATGATGGTGAGTGCGGGGTACAATCGGAACCGCTCCACTGGTCTGATCGCAGCAGGCGGAATCATCGCTCCTATCATCCCTCCCAGCATTCCGATGATCGTATTCGGCGTCACCAGCGGCCTGTCCATCACCAAGCTGTTCATGGCGGGGATCGTGCCCGGACTGTTGATCGGTGTCGGCCTGATGGTCACCTGGGCGATCATCACGCGGAAAGGAAGCTTTCAGTCGTACCCGCGCAAGTCGCTCAAAGAGATCTGGGACGCGACGAAAGGAGCGGTTTGGGCGCTGCTTTTGCCGATCATCATCATCGTCGGGCTGCGCGGCGGGGTGTTTACCCCGACGGAAGCGGCCGTGGTCGCGGCTTTTTACGCGCTGTTCGTCGGCATCGTCGTGTATCGGGAGCTGAAAATCAATCAGCTTTACCACATTCTGATCGTCTCGGCCAAGACGACGAGCGTGGTCATGTTTCTCGCGGCGGCGGCGATGGTGTCCGCCTGGCTGATCACCGTGGCCAACATCCCCGTGATGCTCACGGATTTGCTTGGGCCGCTCATCGATCATCCGCTTCTGCTTCTCATCGTGATCAACGCGATTGTGCTGCTGGTGGGGACGGCGATGGATCTGACTCCGACGATTCTGATCATGACCCCCGTCCTGATGCCGATCATCGACAAGGCTGGCATCGATCCGATCTACTTTGGGGTCCTGTTTATCCTGAACAACTGCATCGGCCTGCTCACACCGCCTGTCGGCACGGTACTCAACGTGGCGTGCGGCGTCGGGAAAATCGGCATGGAGGACATTATGAAAGGGATCTGGCCGTTCCTGCTGGTCGAGGTCATCGTCCTCATCCTGCTGATTCTGTTCCCGTCGCTTGTGACAGTGCCGCTCGAATGGCTCACGTAA
- a CDS encoding TRAP transporter small permease gives MKSASKFLSSSLNVIMAAALALMAILVFGNVVLRYLFNSGITWSEEMSRFLFVWLIFLGAIGALTDNEHLGVDMFVKRLPDFWKKVVFVITNGLILYVLWLVLDGSWKMTLINLDSKAPATGMPLGFMYGIGILMSICMAIVVVANLYRVLFRKRPVDDFIRVKESEEEMLVPAPQQIAEGGGR, from the coding sequence GTGAAAAGCGCATCGAAATTTTTGAGCTCGTCGCTGAACGTCATCATGGCCGCCGCCCTGGCGCTCATGGCGATTCTCGTCTTCGGCAACGTCGTGCTGCGGTATTTGTTCAACTCGGGAATCACATGGTCGGAAGAAATGTCGCGCTTCCTGTTCGTCTGGCTGATCTTTCTGGGGGCAATCGGCGCGCTGACGGACAACGAGCATCTCGGCGTCGACATGTTCGTCAAAAGGCTGCCTGACTTTTGGAAAAAAGTCGTGTTTGTCATCACGAACGGACTCATCCTGTACGTGCTGTGGCTCGTGCTTGACGGCAGCTGGAAAATGACGCTGATCAACCTTGACAGCAAGGCCCCGGCTACCGGGATGCCGCTCGGCTTCATGTACGGCATCGGCATTTTGATGAGCATCTGCATGGCGATTGTCGTCGTGGCCAATCTGTATCGCGTCTTGTTCCGCAAGCGTCCGGTTGACGACTTCATCCGCGTGAAGGAGTCGGAAGAGGAAATGCTGGTGCCGGCACCGCAGCAAATAGCGGAAGGGGGAGGAAGGTAG
- a CDS encoding TRAP transporter substrate-binding protein, which translates to MKKTMATLSSFLLATSLVLAGCAGGGGGNASGTAGGGGTAGKPHVLKVANYFATDHPQNVALREKFKPMVEEKSGGSLQVQIYDNSKLGAEKEFYDGVRNGTIEMGIPGLIMQADVPKMAVGEWPFLFKDFAHAKKVLEGPIGKEMTDEMESKHGVHALAWSANGFRMFSSNRPIASVNDFQGMRIRMPNIPNYIKLGQLLGANITPMPISEVFTALEQKVVDGQDNPIATLKASGWYEVQTDVLESKHMFSPNLYIINGKLWSQLTPEQQRILEEAAKAAADYEWELLEKSYEDDKKFLQEKGIRFTTPDESFRQAMETAAGPLYDEIYQTYPWAKEMVEKIKAEAK; encoded by the coding sequence GTGAAAAAAACAATGGCAACCCTTTCGAGCTTTTTGCTCGCCACAAGCCTCGTCCTGGCAGGCTGTGCAGGCGGAGGCGGCGGCAATGCGTCCGGCACAGCAGGCGGTGGCGGGACGGCAGGCAAGCCCCACGTCTTGAAAGTAGCCAACTACTTCGCCACGGACCACCCGCAGAACGTGGCGCTGCGGGAAAAGTTCAAGCCGATGGTGGAGGAAAAGTCGGGCGGGTCGCTTCAGGTGCAAATTTACGACAACAGCAAGCTCGGGGCCGAAAAGGAGTTCTACGACGGCGTGCGCAACGGAACGATCGAGATGGGCATACCGGGGCTCATCATGCAGGCGGATGTGCCCAAGATGGCGGTTGGCGAGTGGCCGTTTTTGTTCAAGGATTTCGCCCACGCCAAAAAAGTGCTGGAAGGCCCGATCGGCAAAGAGATGACGGACGAGATGGAGAGCAAGCACGGCGTTCACGCGCTTGCCTGGAGCGCCAACGGCTTCCGGATGTTTTCCAGCAACCGGCCGATTGCCAGCGTCAACGACTTCCAGGGGATGCGCATCCGGATGCCCAACATCCCGAACTACATCAAGCTGGGCCAGCTGCTCGGAGCCAACATTACCCCGATGCCGATCTCGGAAGTGTTCACCGCGCTGGAGCAAAAGGTGGTCGACGGGCAGGACAACCCGATCGCTACGCTCAAGGCGTCCGGCTGGTATGAGGTGCAGACCGACGTGCTGGAGTCCAAGCACATGTTCAGCCCCAACCTGTACATCATCAACGGCAAGCTGTGGAGCCAGCTGACACCGGAGCAGCAGCGCATCCTCGAGGAGGCGGCCAAGGCTGCCGCCGACTACGAATGGGAGCTCCTGGAGAAGAGCTACGAGGATGACAAGAAGTTCCTTCAGGAAAAGGGAATCAGGTTCACGACGCCCGACGAGTCCTTCCGGCAGGCCATGGAGACCGCTGCGGGACCGCTCTACGACGAGATCTATCAGACGTATCCGTGGGCGAAGGAAATGGTAGAGAAAATCAAGGCAGAGGCCAAATAA
- a CDS encoding MFS transporter, translated as MSTPSVPSPKESLPLETKKNYRWTVVIWLLIGGIINYLDRANLSIAAPEMMKELGLSKTDIGLLGTVFSWSYALMQLPSGWLIDRFGAKKVYSVAVIWWSVATFMTGAVNKMSSFIAARLLLGVGEAPCFPTAAKITSSWFPKKERGLATGFWDSSSKWGPAIAPPILVLLLVSFGWRALFYITGIVGIVFAIFFILFYRNPENSRKLSEEERTYIQADGAGAEQGLQQTRIKWRTLFTYRSVWGMILGFFCTIWIWNIFLVFLPLYLVEVHHISMAQLGIYASIPWIGGICGNIFGGYLTKRMVDRGYCTPINAKRRLIAICAIGAAAVVILIPFVQGIVATLTLLTLALAFISAITGSAWALAGDVAPPALVASVSSIQNFGGYFGGAFSPVVAGLIVDSTGSYLLAFVSGGIIAGCAALCYWFIVKNPIEETRQ; from the coding sequence ATGAGCACTCCGTCGGTACCATCGCCAAAAGAAAGCCTTCCTTTGGAGACGAAGAAGAATTACCGCTGGACCGTCGTCATCTGGCTGTTGATCGGGGGCATCATCAACTACCTCGATCGCGCGAATCTTTCCATCGCAGCGCCGGAAATGATGAAAGAGCTGGGACTGAGCAAAACGGACATCGGGCTTTTAGGGACCGTCTTCTCCTGGTCGTATGCGTTGATGCAGCTGCCGTCCGGCTGGCTGATTGATCGATTCGGCGCGAAAAAGGTGTACTCCGTCGCGGTCATTTGGTGGAGCGTCGCCACGTTCATGACAGGGGCGGTCAACAAGATGTCATCCTTCATCGCGGCGAGGCTGCTGCTTGGGGTCGGAGAGGCACCGTGCTTTCCGACGGCGGCCAAGATCACCTCGAGCTGGTTTCCGAAAAAGGAGCGCGGCCTCGCGACGGGGTTCTGGGACTCGTCATCGAAATGGGGGCCGGCCATCGCTCCGCCGATCCTCGTACTGCTCTTGGTCAGCTTTGGCTGGCGCGCGCTGTTTTACATTACCGGAATCGTCGGGATTGTATTTGCCATCTTCTTCATTTTGTTTTACCGCAATCCGGAAAACAGCCGCAAGCTCTCCGAGGAGGAGCGGACGTATATTCAAGCGGATGGAGCCGGGGCTGAGCAAGGGCTGCAGCAGACCCGGATCAAGTGGCGGACCTTGTTTACGTACCGCAGCGTGTGGGGAATGATCCTCGGATTCTTTTGCACCATCTGGATTTGGAACATCTTTCTGGTCTTTCTTCCGCTCTATCTGGTCGAGGTCCATCACATTTCCATGGCCCAGCTAGGCATCTATGCAAGCATTCCGTGGATCGGAGGCATCTGCGGCAATATTTTCGGGGGCTACCTCACCAAGCGAATGGTGGATAGAGGCTACTGCACTCCGATCAACGCGAAGCGAAGACTGATCGCCATCTGTGCGATCGGCGCGGCTGCCGTGGTCATCCTCATCCCGTTTGTGCAAGGAATTGTGGCAACGCTTACACTGCTTACGCTTGCTCTCGCCTTTATTTCGGCGATCACGGGGAGCGCCTGGGCGCTGGCGGGCGATGTGGCACCCCCCGCCCTGGTCGCTTCGGTGAGCTCCATCCAAAACTTCGGCGGGTATTTCGGCGGGGCCTTTTCGCCAGTGGTGGCCGGGCTGATCGTGGACTCGACGGGCTCTTACCTGCTGGCTTTCGTTTCCGGGGGCATCATCGCAGGGTGCGCGGCGCTTTGCTACTGGTTCATCGTCAAAAACCCGATTGAAGAGACCCGGCAGTAA